The Ruminococcaceae bacterium BL-4 region CCTCTACGTTGACCATGACCTGAGGATAACGAGTCATCAAAGTTGCAAGGGAACTAAGCTTTGCGTCGCGGCGCCTAACAAGTGACAAAAGCTGTGTAGCGGTGAGCTGTCCGTCTCCAGTAGTGGCAAAATCAAGGAAGATCACATGACCGCTTTGCTCGCCGCCAAAATTATAGCCTTCTTGCTGCATTTCTTCAAGTACATAGCGATCTCCGACCTTTGTGGAACAAAAGTGCATACCGTTTTCCTCACAAAAGCGTTTAAATCCCATATTCGTCATAATGGTACCGACAATTGTATCACGGTTTAATTTGCCGCGGGATTTCATATCGGCGCCGCAAATAGCCATGACAAAATCGCCATCCACCAGCTGTCCTTTATCATCGACCGCCAAGCATCGATCGGCATCTCCATCAAAAGCCACTCCGGCATCCAACTGATGTTCTTTAACATACAGCATCAAATTTTCCATATGAGTAGAACCACAGTTGTCATTTACATTGACACCGTCCGGATGATTAGACAGCATATGGCATTCTGCACCGAGTTCCGTAAAGAGCAGCTCTGCTGTACGGGAAGCAGCACCATTGGCGCAGTCAATCGCAATTTTCATGCCGTCAAGAGAAAACGGAACCGCACTTTTAATGTGATCTACATAATCTCTGACTACATTTGGGGCAGTGGAAACACAACCAACATTGCCGCGAATCGGCGTTGGTGGTGTCTGAGCCTTGTCTAAAACAATCGCTTCAATTTGTTCCTCCAACGCATCAGGCAATTTATAGCCGTCTCCGGAAAAGATTTTGATTCCATTAAACTCACAGGGATTATGGCTGGCAGTCAACATCACGCCGGCATCCGCCTTATATTTTCCAACGAGAAATGCCACCGCCGGAGTCGGTACAACGCCAAGCTGAACCACATTGGCTCCCACACTGCAGAGTCCTGCGGTCATTGCCGCTTCCAGCATATCGGAAGACCGGCGGGTATCCTTGCCGATCAAAATTTTGGGATGGCGGTGTGTACTGTCGGTCAGCACCATTGCTGCAGCGCGCCCAATCTGAAGTGCCATTTCGCAGGTCAGTTCGCTATTCGCGACCCCGCGCACACCATCTGTTCCAAATAATCTTCCCATTATTTCTTTACACTCCGTTCTTGATTCTATATTTTAAGCATGAAAAGCAGAAAATTCAAAATAATTTTTGTTGGTTATCGTCAGTACCTGATTCCGGCGGCGTAATTCCAAGGTGCAGATAAGCAGCTTTTGTCGCTACTCTTCCCCTTGGCGTCCGTGCCAAAAAGCCGATCTGCATTAAGTAAGGTTCATAGACGTCCTCCAATGTAATCGCTTCTTCTCCGATAGCCGCTGCCAAAGTATCCAGCCCTACCGGTCCACCATTATAATATTCGATCATCGTGCGAAGCATACGGCGATCGTTGGCATCCAGACCAATTTCATCCACTTCCATTCGGTCCAATCCGAGTTTCGCGGATTCATAGGTGATCACGCCGTTTGTCATCATTTGTGCGAAATCTCTCACTCGTTTGAGCATACGGTTAGCAATTCGCGGCGTTCCACGGCTGCGGGAGGCAATCTCCAAAGCACCGTCCGCCTCAATTTTAATTCCTAGAATTCCTGCGCTGCGCTCCACAATTTTGGCAAGTTCCTGCGGAGAATAAAGTTCTAGACGCAGCACAACGCCAAAGCGGTCTCGTAAAGGTGCACTTAATTGCCCCGCACGGGTCGTTGCACCGACTAGTGTAAACTTAGGCAACGGCAGATGATAGCTCGCTGCCATCTGTCCTTTACCAGTAATAATGTCAATCGCATAATCCTCCATCGCAGGATAAAGGATCTCCTCCACTGTTCGCGGAAGGCGATGCACCTCATCAATAAACAGCACATCTCCGGGATTGAGATTCGTCAAAATAGCTGCTAAATCACCGGGTTTCTCGATAGCAGGGCCACTGGTAATCCGCAGATTGACACCCAATTCATTTGCAATAATCCCCGCAAGTGTTGTTTTGCCGAGTCCCGGCGGGCCATAAAGCAAGACGTGGTCGAGACTCTCTTTCCGCTGTTTTGCAGCCTCAATAAAGATTGATAAATTTTCCTTAACCTTCTCCTGCCCAATATAGTCACTCAAACATTTCGGGCGCAGCGGATTTTCCACCTCTGCATCTTCCGGATTATATTCCGGAGCAACCATACGGTTTTCCAAATCAAAATCATCTTCCTGATATTCCACAGAACTGCCCTCCTTTCTTAGTCTTTTTATCTTTCAATTATTTTAGATTTGATCCCATTGACTTAAGGGAAAGACGGATTAATTCCTCTACCGGAAGCTGACTGTCAAATTTTCCGACTACAGAAGCAGCTTCACTGGGCGTATACCCAAGGACAGTCAGCGCATTCACCGCCGCTTCAGCGTTTCCGGCAGCACTTGGAATTCCGATATTCGGTGCAAATTTTTCATCTTTTGCTGCTAAGTCTTTCACTTTATCCTTTAATTCCAAAACGATTCTCTGTCCCAGTTTCGGCCCAACACCGCTCGCTCTTGTAAACGCCTTACTATCTCCCGTCGCAGCAGCCATTGCGACCTGCTGCGGTGTCAGCACCGAAAGAATTGCAAGTCCC contains the following coding sequences:
- the glmM gene encoding Phosphoglucosamine mutase — translated: MGRLFGTDGVRGVANSELTCEMALQIGRAAAMVLTDSTHRHPKILIGKDTRRSSDMLEAAMTAGLCSVGANVVQLGVVPTPAVAFLVGKYKADAGVMLTASHNPCEFNGIKIFSGDGYKLPDALEEQIEAIVLDKAQTPPTPIRGNVGCVSTAPNVVRDYVDHIKSAVPFSLDGMKIAIDCANGAASRTAELLFTELGAECHMLSNHPDGVNVNDNCGSTHMENLMLYVKEHQLDAGVAFDGDADRCLAVDDKGQLVDGDFVMAICGADMKSRGKLNRDTIVGTIMTNMGFKRFCEENGMHFCSTKVGDRYVLEEMQQEGYNFGGEQSGHVIFLDFATTGDGQLTATQLLSLVRRRDAKLSSLATLMTRYPQVMVNVEVAAEGKLRFYTDNEVKEAIEAAKKKLGNAGRVVVRPSGTEPLLRVMIEGENPSYIEALANSVADVIRERLS
- the ruvB gene encoding Holliday junction DNA helicase, ATP-dependent component (Evidence 2a : Function from experimental evidences in other organisms; PubMedId : 14701911, 15317759, 16267290, 19422832, 21600217, 24770420; Product type e : enzyme) codes for the protein MEYQEDDFDLENRMVAPEYNPEDAEVENPLRPKCLSDYIGQEKVKENLSIFIEAAKQRKESLDHVLLYGPPGLGKTTLAGIIANELGVNLRITSGPAIEKPGDLAAILTNLNPGDVLFIDEVHRLPRTVEEILYPAMEDYAIDIITGKGQMAASYHLPLPKFTLVGATTRAGQLSAPLRDRFGVVLRLELYSPQELAKIVERSAGILGIKIEADGALEIASRSRGTPRIANRMLKRVRDFAQMMTNGVITYESAKLGLDRMEVDEIGLDANDRRMLRTMIEYYNGGPVGLDTLAAAIGEEAITLEDVYEPYLMQIGFLARTPRGRVATKAAYLHLGITPPESGTDDNQQKLF
- the ruvA gene encoding Holliday junction ATP-dependent DNA helicase RuvA; the protein is MFYSLNGTLIHIEPGVAVIECGGVGFECRTTRNTESVLPKIGEKATLYTHLNVREDALTLFGFATQAELSCFRMLTTITGVGPKAGLAILSVLTPQQVAMAAATGDSKAFTRASGVGPKLGQRIVLELKDKVKDLAAKDEKFAPNIGIPSAAGNAEAAVNALTVLGYTPSEAASVVGKFDSQLPVEELIRLSLKSMGSNLK